The sequence GTTCCGCTGTAAAACGAGAAATCGCCAAAAGAGAGGGATTGTCGGTCGTCAATTCTCCGATGGAAGTCGCTGAACGCGCGCAGGCCATCATTATCATGGTCACCGATCCCGCAGCTGTAGAAGATGTTCTCACGGGAAGAGATGGGATATTTTCTTCTAAAAATATTAAGGGGAAAACCCTTATTCAGATGAGCACAATTGATGAGAAATCAACGTTGGAGTTTAGTGAATCGACAAATAAAAATGGCATGGTGTATATCGATTGCCCGGTTGCCGGGAGCAAAAAACAGGTTGAAGAAGCTCAGTTGATTCTTTTGGCTGGAGGAATGAAGGCTGATTTGTTGAAATGGGATGATCTTTTTAAGGCCATTGGTAAGGCGGTGGTCCACGCCGGACCGGTTGGAAAAGGTTCCGCCTTAAAGTTGTGCATGAATTTAATTGTGGCGCAAATGACCACGGCGCTTTGTGAGTCAGTGGCTTTGGCCAAAGTGCAAGATTTAAATCCGGAAAAAATATTTGAAGTGATAAAACAAAGCCCTGCTTTGAATTGCGGGTATTTTCAAATAAAAGAAAAAACCTTGCTTGAAGAAAATTATTCGCCGGCTTTTTCTTTGAAAAACATGCTTAAAGATGTCCGCTTTATGGATGCCGTAGCTAGACAAAAAAAACTACCTATCCCTGTTACGCAAGCGGTCAAATTTTTAATGGAAGGGGCCCTGACCGAAGGGTTGGGGGATTTCGATTTAACCAGCATATCAGCTCTGTTGAAACCTGCTGGAAAAAAATAGGAGGATTTCTTGGGAAACGTTGCTTGGGGAGGAGTTTTGGCCGCCGGTTGGCCGGTTTTATCTATTTTGTTTATTGCTTCGATTGTTACATTTGCCATTATTTTTGAGCGGTGGAAGGTCTTCTCACAAATCAAACTTCAATCGACACCATTTCTGGAATCTCTCAAGAAAACAGCTGATCCTGAAAAGATTGTTGCTTGGTGCGAAAAATCTGATCAACCGCTCGCGTCTATTGCCAAGGCTATATACAAAGCCCCTGGGAACCGGGAAGACAAAGAACGTTGGTTGGCCCGCAGCATTCAAGCTCTCGTTCAAAAATATGAAATGCGTGTGTCCATTTTGGGAACGGTGGCCAGCGTCGCTCCTTTTGTGGGGCTTTTAGGAACAGTGATTGGAATTATCCGGGCTTTTCATGCGGTGGCTTCCACCTCATCTGAAGGGGCCAGCGCAGTGGCGATCGGTATTTCTGAGGCATTGGTGGGAACCGCGGCAGGTCTTGTTGTGGCCATTCCTGCCCTCCTCGCCTATAACTATTTTGTGAATCAACTTCGACATTTCACCCAAGAATGGGAATTGACTGGACAAGAAATTATTGATCTTTCCTTAAAGAATGTTCGGGGGGAGTCATGAAAATTGGAAGCGCCAATGGAACTGGCCGTTATCACATTCAAGCAGAAATCAACATGATTCCCTTGATTGATGTGGCCTTGGTTCTGCTTATTATTTTTATGGTTATTTCTCCGATCTTGGTGGAATCACAATTGCGAGTAAAACTCCCCAAGGTCTCGTCATCGCCGAGTCATACCGAAGAAACCGCTTTGAAGGTTGAAATTTCCGCTGATGGAAAGTTTGCTTTGAACGGGAAAATGGTCACACGCGATGCCTTTAAAACGGCCTTGAATGTGCAACTCCCTCCGGGGCATAAGGCCTCCCTGTTGATCCAAGCCGACCGAGAATCTCGATTTAACGATGTGGTGTATGTGATGGATGTGGCCAAACAATTAAAAGTCGAAAACTTGGGTGTGGCGGTCCTTCCTGAATCAATGCACTGATGCGGCGATACCTTCTTTCATCGGCCGGAATTCATTTTTCAATTTTGCTTCTGTTCTTTTTTTTCACCTGGTTGAATCGGGGGAAAAATCTACTCATTATTGATGGTTTTGAATTTATAGGAGATGGCGGTGGTGGGGATGGCCGTCCTGGCGGAGGAGGGCCCAAGGCCGCTCACATGGGGCAAGTTGTCCCAGCCCCCGTTCGTGTTCCGATCCCTCAAAAACCAGGCCCCGTTCAAAAACCCACAAAAACTGAAGAGACCTGGAAAGTGAAAGATCCCAAAAAAATCCCGGAGAAACCCAAAACAACGACATCTCCAGATACCCCAATTGAAACAGCTGAAACAAACCAAATTGAAAAGAGCAATATCATTCGCCGCGGTGTTGATCCAAATACCAAAGCAGGTGAAGGAGGGTTTGATTTTGGAACCGGAGAAGGCGGCGGGGGAGAGGGTGACGGAAAAGGAATGGGAATTGGCATCGGTTATGGTCCTGGTGAAGGAGGGGGGTTTGGAGGATTTGGAGGATATTTAAGAATTCTACGTCAACGAATATGGGCGGAATGGTCCCAATCCGCTGTTTATGGTTCAAATGAAGTCTGTATAGTGGGCCTCACAGTTTCAAAGGATGGTCAAGTGACAGACATAAAAGTGGAAAAACCGTCCAATAATTCTTTTTATGACAATGTGGCTTTGAGAGCGGTGCGGAACTCGTCGCCGCTTCCGCCACTGCCGGCGAGTTTTTCAAAATCCAGTCAACGTTTCAGAATTAAATTTCGTTTATTAGAGTAATCCCATGAAAATTTTACTTATTCAGCTGCGTCGCATTGGAGACATCTTGTTAACTGGCCCGACCGCCGTTTATTTGAGAAATATATTTCCTGAGTCCGAAATTCATATTCTGACAGAACCCGCGGGGATCCCGGTCATGGAAACAAATCCTTCTATTGATCGCGTTATGATCTACGACAAAAATCATCCCTGGAGAATGATTCGTATGATTCGTTCAGGAAAATATGATGTGGTGTTTGATTTTATGAACAATCCTCGGACAGGTCTTTTAACACTTCTCAGTGGCGCCCGTTGGAAAGTGGGATGGAGCCACCCGGTTCGTAAAATATTTTATCAATGTGCTGTCCCTATCCCGGACTATCCTGAATATGTCCCTTTACGAAAAATTCGAATGGTCAGAGCATGGTTGGCTAAAATCGGAAAACCCAATCCAGAACCTCAGATGCTATTGCCACAGATTAAAACCACAGCTGAGGATGAGTTGTTTGCTGATCAATGGATGGCCAAAGAAGCCTTAAAACCTCTTCAATTTGTGGTCATGGCGCCCGCCAGCCGATACGCGGTTCGCTCTTGGAGAAAAGAGGGTTATCGAAAGGTGGCTTTATCACTAATGAAGGATTTTGGTAAACGTGTTTTTATTGCCTGGGGCCCGGGAGAGGAAGATTTCGTGGAAGAAATTAGAAAGGGGGAAGGCGAGGCCATTGGTAAATTGCCCCAAACCAGTCTTCGTGAAATGGCGGCAATTTTTGCGCGGGCCTCCTTGGTCTTAACAGTTGATTGCGGCTCGATGCACACGGCCGTTTCAATGGGGACCCCGACCGTGACGCTTTACGGTCCTACGAGGCCCATAGATTGGAACCCGTCACTTTCTAATCTGGGAACCCGCGACGTGCCGGTTAATGTTCCAGATTTGGAATGTTTGGGTTGCCATCTGCATGAATGCAAGATCGGCCATATGTGCATGAATAATTTGACGGAGGAAAGAGTTTTAGAAGCCTGCAAGAAAATATTGTCAAAAGAGGAAATAAAAATATGACGGAATCGAATCGGAAATTAGGAGCTTTGGTGGCCCATTTATGTCAAACCAATATGGAGCTTTGGAAGGAGGAAGACAAAGCGCGAATGAGCGATGACTTGCAGGTGGTTCAAGCCAAACGAAATATCGACAAACTAAATCAAAAGAGAAATGATTTGATTGAAAAGATCGACGATTATGTTCTTCAGGTTGTGAGAGGTCCGGAGAAATAGCATGGCTGAAACTGTGGGAAGTTTGGTCGATAAAATATCGATCATTGAATTGAAAATTTTTCATATGCAAAAACAGATCGATCGGAAAGACGCGAGTCCGGACCATCGCATGAAATGCGTTTCTCGGCTTGAAATCATGCACGAACAACGCAATGATCTGGTCAGTGAGTTGTCAGATTTGTTCGACGCGGTCCTTTTGGGTCAAAAAAAGATGAAAGTTTATCGGCAGTTTAAGATGTACAACGATCCGGCTTATCGAGCTTCTTGAAAAAGTTTAACGAGACAACTCAGCCACGTGAGCTCTCGCTCGGTTCAATAAGTCATTGACTCCCTCTCCATCCCTGGGATAAATAGCCCAACCCACTCTGGCAAATAGGAGCGATGGATTCTGGGGCCATAAAAATTGTTGAAGAATATCGGTCCATCTGGATGTCAGGTCGTTGTAATGCCCTTGGCGAATGACATTTTGCGTGAGTGATACCAAACGCTGCGCGATGGTGTCGACTTTCGAGTGATCAACTGCATCGAATAAAAAACCCAAGCCATCCTGATAGACCCCCACATATTGGCTGGGATGGACAGCCCGTCTGGCCGTGTTAAAGAGTTCCCTTAGAAATGAGTTGACCACGTGAGATGGACGCTTACTCCTGAATTCACCCATATTTTCTATTTTAATCATGACGATAAAAAAAGGTTTTTTAAACTCAGCACTTTTCTGCATCGCCATTTGAATGCGCCCTATAAACTCTTGACCTGATATTTGACCACTGACTGAGACGGTCTTGTCTTGAACTTGATTGTTCATATCAACCCCCCGACGATATATGAGATATTTATTATGACGTTGTAAGGTTCGTCGGTTGAGCTCTGTTGTTCATTCTTTATCTCACTACAGCGAGAAAAACAATGTGACAAATAGCATGGTTAATTCAGATTGATTTGTAGGACTGTTTGTATATCGCTGATTTATCACTTTGGTTTCACCTCAATTTTACGGGCTTTGATTAGGATGTAGTATGAATGCTTATGAAGCCAACTGGATTCTAGCCATGCAGCGACGCGATACGTCCATCCCAGAAAACCCATCTGAGGGAGAATTGATTTATACGTTGTTCCTATCTGATTTCATTAGAATTCCTCATGTCGACTATCGAAATCTGTCGGTGGTTGACGCTCAAATTCAGACTCTCTTTAATTAAACCTTTCCCCTGTAAAATTCCTTCTTTTCATTCCAAGCTATGGACATTGTGTTTTATCCAAGGAGAATCCTCGTGCGATCCATAAACTTTTCTGTGTTAAAGTTATTTTTATTCATTTTAATTCGCTCATACGTTCAAGCTTATGACGATGTGAATCTTGAAAAGACCATTCCCTTGGTCGATAAAAAAGCTGCGCCGCATGTGCTTCGGCGGGACAGTCAAAATCGAATATGGATGATCAATAAAACAAACCAAAGTATAGAGTGCGTTGGTCAAGATGGTAAATCCCAGGTTGTTTTGATGCCTGTTAAAAACGCTTCCCTTGGATTTAAAAACCCTGTCGATTTTGGTTTCTTGTCCGATGGGTCTCTGTTGGTGGCAGACAAGGGATTCGCTCGTATCATAAAAATATCTCCGGAAAAAATATTGACCGAATCTTCAGTTAAAGAATGGAAAAAATTCAAAATCGTTCAATCCTTCGAATCTAAAGATGTGTCCGCTATGGCTGTTAGTCAGGATGATATTGTCGCCGTGGCGAATGAAGGTGAGGCCTCCCTTGCCATTTTCACCCCCGGTGGAATTCTTCTACATCGATTGTTCGCAACAGAAAAATATCCCATCAAAGAAGTAAAGGCGATGGCTTATTCACCCAATGGTATTTTGTGGGTTTTGGAAGCGGGGAAAGGGGTTTTGCATCGATTCTCTCCTGATCGAAGATGGTTGGGGGTTACGGAAGGTTTTGAATCTGCCCAAGGAATCGCGGTGGATGAATATGGATATGCCTACATCACCATGGGTATCGGTCGATGGAAAGAAGTTTCTCCGGACGGAGTTCTTTCGGGGGTTTTTGGAACGAAGGGTAAAAATCCTGGTGAATTGTTGGCGCCTTCAGGTGTGACAATGCAGGAGGGGACCTTGTGCGTGGCAGAGGCAGGGAACAAAAGAATTCAAATTTTCAAGGTCCGTAACAATGAAAAAAAGATCCGTCTATTTAAAGAACCGGCCGCCTATATCCAAGCCCAACACCAGGCTCAATGGCCCCATCCAATTTCCGACGGACTTTTTCTCCCATCTGGGGAGATGTTGTTTTTAAACAATGAAAAAGGAAAGTTTGACCGGGTGGACTCACATGGGGCCATCAAATCTACTTGGAGGAAAAAATCCAAGGGCGAGACGCGGATTGTTAAACCGCACAGCCTTGCGCTCGACGCAGAAAATAATATCTGGTTTTCAGATGAAGCGGACCATTCACTCAAATTGATATCCGATTCAGGTGAAATCACCAAGACTGTTGGACAAAAAGGAAAGAAAGAAGGCAGCCTCAAATCTCCTACTCATCTTGTTATTCGCAACGACGGATCATTTGTGGTCGTCGACAAGGGGAATTCACGCGTTCAAGTTTTAACTCCCAATGGTTTGTTCTTATTCCAGGTTGGCTCCAATGGAAATAAAGAAGGCCAATTTTCATCCGTGGCAGGCGTTGCCGCAAACACAGACCTCATAGCGTTGTTAGACTCCAACCGGAAAGCGCTGATATTTTTCAACTCTTCAGGAAAATTTTCGTTTGAAATTGCCAATAAAGAAGGAAAGGCTCCAACCTGGATCAATCCCGTTTCTCTGGCCACCGACACCGAGGGTCGTTTTTATATCTTAGATAAAGGCGCCAACCGTGTTCGAATTTTTAATAACAAAGGTCAATTTTTGGCGGATGTTTCAGTGATGGGGGATAAAATTAAATGTGGTCCTCAAAATAAAGTGCTTGTGTTGTCGGAAAAAGGTGTTTCACTTTATGCCTTTTATTTGATCCCACGTGCGTGTTTGAATGCAACGGCTTTTGAGGAAGCAGGAGAACTTCAAGTCGATTGGGAGTCCAATCCGGAGGCAACAGAATATGCCGTGTATCGAGCATCCAGTGCATTTTTTGTTCCTATCAGTAAAGTTAAAAAACCTCCCTTTTTTGACAGGGAGGCGATTCCTGGGATCCTTTTCACCTATGCTGTGGTGGGTGTGAATTCAAATGGCAATGAAGGCAACTGGGCTCTCACCAACTCCATAAAAGCCCCGAAGAGAAAGGACGTCTCATTAATAAGTATTGAAAAAATAGATCTCAAGCCTGTTTTTACTGCTGCGTCTAAGTTTTATGTCACCAATCCCGTTGGAGAGATTTCGTTGCGTAACAACGATGAAATCCCGTTTCGAAACGTTAAGGTATCTTTGGGTTTAAAAAAATATACCGACTATCCGACAGAAATCATTGTTTCAGAAATTGGGCCTGGTGAGGCCAAAACCACCCAAGTGACACTAACTTTTAATGATCAGATTTTTGAACTTACAGAAGACACACCAGTTCAAATGGATATACAAGTGTCATATTTTGAAGAGAACGAGGAAAAGAAGGTTTCTCAAAACGCTCCGATCACGTTGTATTCGCGCAACTCCATATCCTGGAATGATAAAGCACGGATATCTTCGTTCATCACACCGAAAGATCCTCCAGTGGTTGAATTTACCCGCGCTGCCATTCGTGATCAAATGTTGCTCTTGAAAGGAGCCACTGTGGGGAAGCCGCTGGCGAAAGCCGCATTATTTTATGAAGCCATCAATGCATTGGGGGTGTCATATGCGCCAGACCCCAAGACCCCTTTTGATCAGGCTTCCCAGAAACCAGATTTGTTGGATTATGTTCAATTTCCTCGGGAAACTCTCCGGAGAAAAACAGGAGATTGCGACGATACCACCGCGCTTTTGGCTTCTCTTCTGGAAAGCGTGGGTGTATCCGCCGCGTTGGTGGATATGCCAGGTCACGTTTTGTTGATGGCCAACACTGAAGAAACAGATATCAATGTATTGGGGTTGCCAGAAGAGCGGTTTGTCAATTTTGAGGGAACTTATTGGGTCCCGATAGAAACGACAAAATTGGGCCAGGGTTTCCTGAAAGCATGGCAAGCGGGGATCGCCAAGGTGACGTCTGAGATGGGTAAAAATTCAGTTCAGTTTGCCCGAATTTCAAACGCCGCTTTAACTTACCCGCCAGTCACTTTGGTTGAAGTCGATAAAGAAGGGACTGTTTACCCATCAGAAAAGGTTGGCAAGGTTTTTCCAGGTTTACTCAAAGATATGGAAATGGAACGCTATCAAGGAAAACTTAAAGAAATCAATGAACGCATAAAATTAAATCCTGCCAATCGAATGCTTCATATCGAATTGGGATTAATCCATGTCGAAGGGAAAAACTTATCTGAGGGCAATAAGGTTTTTGTATCGCTTCTTAAAGAAGATGAACCTCTCGAAGTTCAAGCGGCGGCAAGAAACAATCTGGGTAATTTGGCCTATTTGGAAGGAAATTATAAAGACGCGAAAATCCATTACGAAAAAGCCCAAAGTTTGCAACCAGATGATGGCGGCATCTATGTGAACAAGGCCCGATTGGCTTGGAAAATGGGGGAGAAAGAATCCATCCAACCTTTTTTAGAAAAAGCCAAAGCATCTTTACCTGAGTGGCAAGAATTCGCGTCAGATATCCCAATTGAATATTTTCCCAAGTAAGGAGGAATACCATGAGAAAATATGCGCTGATTGTTATGTCCCTGTTATGTTTTTCAGGAATGGCCTTTTCCGCTCAAAAGAAGAAAACAAAAACGGCCAAATCAAAACCCGTACCTCAATCCAGCGTAAAACTTGAGGAAGTATCCACTGTAAAAAAGAAGTCAAATAACAAAGCCTTATTGGCATGGATCGAAAACCTCAAGAAACGAATTCATAAAACCAACGCCCAATCGAAACAATTGGTGGCGGTCGCTGCTGTTCGAGGAACGGAGTCTATCGAAACACCCCCGTTGTATTGGAAAGGAAAAAAAGCAGAGGGGATGGTGGCCATTGAAGAAGTTAAGGAATTTGAACAAGTGATTGAAACGGTAGAGAATGGAGATCCTGAAGTAGCGAAAGAACAATTGCGAAATTTCATCTCCTCCTATCCGAAAAGCAGTTTGTTGGCTGATGCTCAAGAAACCCTTAGCAAGATGGAAATCGAATCCCAATAATCACAAGAAACTAGTCAGACCCCCCATTAACCTGCTATGTTCCGCCTCCGATGGAGATTGAAACATACCGACGAATTTTATCTGAACGTATCTTTGTCTTTGATGGGGCCATGGGAACCAACCTGCAGGCATTCAACCCCAACCTCGATGATTACGAAGGGAAAGAGGGCTGTACCGAAATTCTCTGTTTTACAAGGCCAAAATGGCTTCAGGAGATTCACTCCCAATTTTTCAAAGCCGGCTGCGATATCGTTGAAACCAACTCCTTTGGAGCGAACCGAATTGTATTGTCTGAATACGACTTGGGTGACAAAGTCCTAGAGTACAATCGCAAAGCAGCTCAAATTGCACGCGAGGTGGCCTCACAATTTTCAACCCCCAATCATCCCCGCTTTGTGGCTGGATCCATGGGACCAGGAACAAAACTTCCCTCTCTTGGACATGTCACCTTCGATACTCTTAGGAAAAATTACGCGGAACAGGCACAAGGCCTCCTTGAAGGTGGGGTTGATTTGTTGTTGATTGAAACCTGTCAGGATTTGTTGCAAGTTAAGGCCGCAATCAACGGATCGCTCGATGCCATGAAACTCCTAAAGGTTCGTGTCCCATTGAATGTTCAAGTGACCATTGAGTCAACGGGTACCATGCTTTTGGGGTCGGATATGGCAACCGCCATTTCGGTGATTGAATGTTTTCCAGTTGACACCATTGGTCTCAATTGCGCCACAGGTCCAAGAGAAATGAGCGAACATGTTCGCACGTTGGGCCAAATGACCCACCGCTTTATTTCGGTTCTACCCAATGCCGGACTTCCAGAAAATGTCGGTGGAAAAGCCGTCTACAAATTGACCCCGGACGATTTTGCATCTCACCTTGTCGAGTTTGTGAAACTACATGGAGTGAATGTGGTCGGCGGATGCTGCGGCACCACTCCCGAACATCTCGCTAAAGCTGTCCAGGCTGTTTCCATTCTCAAACCTTTAAAGAGGACACCTCCCAATATCGCAACAGCAACAAGTTTGTATTTGAGTACACCGCTTCGACAGGAACCGGCTCCCCTTATCATTGGGGAAAGAACCAATGCCAATGGCTCAAAGGCGTTCAGGGACCTGCTTTTGACCGAAGATTATGACTCGATGGTGAACATTGCCAAAGAACAAGAAGCGGAAGGAGCGCATGTTTTGGATGTTTGCACAGCCTATGTGGGTCGGGATGAAATCAAAGACATGACTGAAACCATCAAACGTTTTGCCCTCCAAACACGGGTTCCCCTCATGCTTGACTCGACCGAACCGCCTGTTATTGAAGCTGCCTTGAAATTGTATGGAGGGAAGGCCATTGTGAACTCTATCAACCTCGAAGACGGCGAGGAGAGAATGGAGAAAATTTGCCCTTTATTAACCACCTATGGCGCGGCAGTTGTGGCGTTGACCATTGATGAAAATGGGATGGCCAAAACGGCAGAGAAGAAATTTCAAATTGCCAAACGCATTTACGAATTGGCTGTTAAAAAATATGGCATTCCGCCAGGGGATCTTATATTCGACACGCTCACCTTTACTTTGGGCAGCGGTGATGAAGAATTTAGAAAAGCCGGCATTGAAACCATTGAGGCCATTCGTAAAATTAAAAAGGAATTTCCTGAAGTCCAAACCACCTTGGGAGTCAGCAATATCTCGTTTGGTCTCTCTCCGGCATCACGTTCTGTTTTGAATAGTGTGTTCTTGCATTATGCGATACAGGCCGGCTTGGACTCGGCCATCGTAAATTCAAAGAAAATCACCCCCTTGTTTAAAATTGATGAAAAAGGACGCGAGTTGGCCAGGCAACTCATTTTCGATGAAAGGAAATACGGGCCGGATGGAACCGTGATCTACGATCCTTTACACGAATTCATGGCAATTTACGCCAATGCGAAGACCCCATCCGATTTACCAGTCCAGGAACAACCCAAATCTGTTGAGGAAAACCTCAAGCAACGGATCATTAATGGGAACAAACAAAATATCGAAAAAATTCTGGCGGAGGCTCTGAAGAAGCACCCTGCCCTGGACATCATCAACAACATTCTCCTAGAGGGAATGCGGGTTGTGGGCGATTTGTTCGGAGCGGGTCAAATTCAGTTGCCTTTCGTTCTACAATCGGCCGAAACCATGAAGGCAGCTGTGAGGTTTCTGGAGCCCCATATTCCTAAAGTGGGGGGAGGAAATACGAAAGGGAAAATGTTGATCGCCACTGTTAAAGGCGATGTTCATGATATTGGAAAAAATTTGGTCGATATTATTCTTTCAAACAACGGCTATACCGTCATTAACCTGGGAATCAAACAACCCATTGACGCCATTCTTAAGGCTGCCGAAGAACATAAACCCGACGTGATAGGACTTTCTGGTCTCTTGGTGAAATCGACCGCCGTGATGAAAGAAAATCTCGAAGAAATGAATAGCCGGGCCATCAACTACGATGTGGTTCTGGGAGGGGCGGCTTTAACGCGCAAATTCGTGGAAGTTGATTTGAGGTCTTTATACAAAGGTAAAGTGTTTTATGCGCATGATGCTTTCGCGGGACTTCGGATCATGGATGAGTTAACCGGATCAACGGAAGAAAAAAAACTGACGGGGACTTATGAAATAAAAGATGAAAAAACACATTCCTCATCACAAGGATCAAAAATTCTCTCCCAGGGGGGGGATTCGGCCAAATCCTCGCTGCAAACCCAGGTGCGCTCCCAGATTAAACCCGCTGCCATATTGCCCCAGGCCCCTTTTTGGGGGTCTCGGGTGGTGCGGGGATTGGACCTGAAAGAAATTTACTCCTATATCAACGAGACCGCTTTGTTAAAAGTACGTTGGGGCTTTAAGCGGGTTCGAGAAAGCACGTTGGAAGAATACAACCAAATGATGGAACAGAAAGTGAATCCGCTTTTCGAGAAATGGAAACAATATGCCCTTAGAGAAGGAATCTTCCAACCTCAAGTCGTTTACGGCTATTTCCCTTGCCAAGCTGACGAAAACAATTTGGTTATCTTTAATGAGGACACAAAAACCGAACGGCAACGCTATGAGTTTCCGAGGCAGAAAAAGGACCCTTATTTATGTATTTCAGACTTTTTTCGACCGTTGGGGTCCGCTGAAATGGACGTTATTGGGATGATGATTGTGACCATCGGGGCGGCCGCGACCCCGCGTATCCAAGAAATTTACAAGAAAAATGAATACACCGATTATCTGTATCTTCACGGATTAAGTGTTGAAACCGCCGAAGCCTTGGCCGAATATTGGCACAAACGTATGAGACAAGAATTGAAGATTGATGGAGAAGACTCCCAAAAAGTAAGAGAGTTGTTTCAACAAAAATATCAGGGTTCACGTTTCAGTTTTGGATATCCTGCCTGTCCTCACCTGGAAGATCAAAAGAAAATGTTCGAACTGCTCGAACCTCAACGAATTGGGATTGAATTATCAGAAGAATTCCAGCTGCACCCTGAACAATCAACTTCTGCCATAATCGTTCATCACCCGCAGGCCAAGTATTTTTCAGTTGATTAAAATGATTCATTTTCTGCCTTTTCTTTAGAATTGTAAGATCCCGCCCATGTTACAGACCATCCTTCGCATTGTCGCCGGAACTCGAAATGATCGTGTCATAAAAAAAATTCAACCCATCGTTGATGCGATCAACTCTTTAGAACCAACCATTCAAGCCCTCAGCGACGAGGCACTTAAAAATAAAACAACCGAGTTCAGAGAAGCATTGGCCAACGGAAAAACATTGGACGACATCCTTCCTGAAGCTTTTGCCGCAGTCAGAGAAGCCTCCAAACGAACCATTGGACTTCGGCATTTTGATGTTCAACTCATTGGCGGCATCATTTTGCATCAAGGAAAAATCGCCGAAATGAAAACAGGCGAAGGGAAGACCCTGGTGGCCACTTTGGCGGCCTATTTAAATGCGCTGGAAGGAAAAGGTGTTCATGTTGTGACGGTCAATGATTATCTGGCCAAACGAGACCGTGATTGGATGGGCCCCATTTATGAGTTTTTGGGGTTGTCGGTCGGCTCCATTCAACATGACATGCCCCTTCACTTGCATAAAGAGATGCATCACAAAGACATCACCTATGTCACCAACAATGAATTGGGGTTTGATTATTTGCGTGACAATTTGGTTCGTTCAGCCGAACAAAGATCTTTAAGGCCATTCAATTTTGCGATTGTAGACGAAGTCGATTCTATCTTGATTGATGAAGCTCGAACCCCCCTTATTATTTCTGGTCAAGGCGATCCGGCGACGGAGCGTTATTATGCCGTTGATAAATTGGTTCCTCATTTAAGCGGTAGATTTGTGACGGAAAAAGAGGAAATTCAAGCCAAATACACCGGGACGGATCTTTCCGTGGGCTTTGATTTCATTGTGGACGAAAAAAACCACAGTGTGGTTTTAACCGAACAAGGCATACAAAAATGCGAGCGCATGCTGAAAATCCCTTCGCTTTATGACGATCTGCAAGGAGAATGGGTCCATCACATCACCACGGCCTTGAGGGCGCACAACCTCTACAAAAAAGATGTTCATTACGTCGTTAAAGAGGGGGAGGTTATCATTGTTGATGAGTTTACCGGTCGGCTCATGCCAGGTCGGCGTTGGTCTGACGGACTCCACCAGGCGATTGAAGCCAAAGAACATCTGCGAATTGCCGAAGAAAATCAAACCCTTGCCACCATTACTTTCCAAAACTTCTTTAGGCAATTTAAAAAATTGTCGGGAA is a genomic window of Elusimicrobiota bacterium containing:
- the metH gene encoding Methionine synthase; the protein is MEIETYRRILSERIFVFDGAMGTNLQAFNPNLDDYEGKEGCTEILCFTRPKWLQEIHSQFFKAGCDIVETNSFGANRIVLSEYDLGDKVLEYNRKAAQIAREVASQFSTPNHPRFVAGSMGPGTKLPSLGHVTFDTLRKNYAEQAQGLLEGGVDLLLIETCQDLLQVKAAINGSLDAMKLLKVRVPLNVQVTIESTGTMLLGSDMATAISVIECFPVDTIGLNCATGPREMSEHVRTLGQMTHRFISVLPNAGLPENVGGKAVYKLTPDDFASHLVEFVKLHGVNVVGGCCGTTPEHLAKAVQAVSILKPLKRTPPNIATATSLYLSTPLRQEPAPLIIGERTNANGSKAFRDLLLTEDYDSMVNIAKEQEAEGAHVLDVCTAYVGRDEIKDMTETIKRFALQTRVPLMLDSTEPPVIEAALKLYGGKAIVNSINLEDGEERMEKICPLLTTYGAAVVALTIDENGMAKTAEKKFQIAKRIYELAVKKYGIPPGDLIFDTLTFTLGSGDEEFRKAGIETIEAIRKIKKEFPEVQTTLGVSNISFGLSPASRSVLNSVFLHYAIQAGLDSAIVNSKKITPLFKIDEKGRELARQLIFDERKYGPDGTVIYDPLHEFMAIYANAKTPSDLPVQEQPKSVEENLKQRIINGNKQNIEKILAEALKKHPALDIINNILLEGMRVVGDLFGAGQIQLPFVLQSAETMKAAVRFLEPHIPKVGGGNTKGKMLIATVKGDVHDIGKNLVDIILSNNGYTVINLGIKQPIDAILKAAEEHKPDVIGLSGLLVKSTAVMKENLEEMNSRAINYDVVLGGAALTRKFVEVDLRSLYKGKVFYAHDAFAGLRIMDELTGSTEEKKLTGTYEIKDEKTHSSSQGSKILSQGGDSAKSSLQTQVRSQIKPAAILPQAPFWGSRVVRGLDLKEIYSYINETALLKVRWGFKRVRESTLEEYNQMMEQKVNPLFEKWKQYALREGIFQPQVVYGYFPCQADENNLVIFNEDTKTERQRYEFPRQKKDPYLCISDFFRPLGSAEMDVIGMMIVTIGAAATPRIQEIYKKNEYTDYLYLHGLSVETAEALAEYWHKRMRQELKIDGEDSQKVRELFQQKYQGSRFSFGYPACPHLEDQKKMFELLEPQRIGIELSEEFQLHPEQSTSAIIVHHPQAKYFSVD